The following are encoded together in the Brassica napus cultivar Da-Ae chromosome A9, Da-Ae, whole genome shotgun sequence genome:
- the LOC111215949 gene encoding receptor-like kinase TMK2, with product MAEHHIEMVDHSKIIENKAIPMQILRAATNNFEVENLLGEGGFGSVYRGTRQDGREIAVKKINQSTIAGKCLKEFKSEVTVLTRVHHRNLVCLYGYSIEGNERLLVYHYIPQGTLSKHLFHWSDHSLRPLDWTTHLSIALDVARAVEYLHMLALQSQSYIHRDLKPPNILLGDDLRAKAFDFGLVTATEEDRESVKTKCRGTPGYMAPEYLDGRVTRKIDVYSFGVILSELITGMKGTYHSRAEDDIHITTWFMKMLREDDIFLEAIDGNIIANQETQRTIYEVAKLARQYCTRTPEQRP from the exons ATGGCTGAGCACCACATCGAGATGGTTGATCACAGTAAGATCATCGAGAACAAAGCGATCCCAATGCAGATTCTTAGAGCTGCAACAAACAACTTTGAAGTTGAGAATTTACTCGGAGAAGGTGGGTTTGGATCTGTATATAGAGGCACACGTCAAGATGGAAGGGAGATTGCTGTCAAGAAGATAAACCAATCGACTATTGCTGGTAAATGCCTCAAAGAATTCAAATCCGAGGTCACTGTTCTAACCAGGGTTCATCACCGCAACTTAGTGTGTCTTTATGGGTATTCTATTGAAGGAAATGAGAGGCTATTAGTCTATCACTACATTCCCCAAGGTACATTGAGCAAACATCTTTTTCACTGGAGTGACCACAGTTTGAGACCACTAGACTGGACTACACACCTTAGTATTGCGTTGGATGTTGCTCGAGCAGTAGAGTATCTCCATATGCTGGCTCTTCAGAGCCAAAGCTACATCCACAGGGACTTGAAACCGCCAAACATTCTTCTCGGGGATGATTTACGAGCCAAAGCATTTGACTTTGGATTAGTGACTGCTACAGAAGAAGACAGGGAATCAGTCAAGACCAAGTGTCGTGGGACACCCGGTTACATGGCACCCGAATATT TGGATGGAAGGGTTACGAGAAAGATCGATGTTTACAGCTTCGGAGTCATCCTCAGTGAGCTCATAACCGGCATGAAAGGTACATACCATAGCCGAGCTGAAGACGATATCCACATCACAACATGGTTCATGAAGATGCTTCGTGAAGACGACATTTTCTTGGAAGCTATTGACGGAAACATTATTGCCAACCAAGAGACTCAACGGACCATATACGAAGTTGCAAAACTAGCAAGACAATACTGCACGAGGACACCTGAGCAGAGACCATAA
- the LOC111216094 gene encoding uncharacterized protein LOC111216094: MQAIYNAIEFPCMCANDKEKEEKKKRKGNLQTRESFQIRIMIETVFTSQTIMGLISDTKAFESITDDYFKILDLDGDGTLSPSELRKGLNRVVAVESEVASGEETDSVYEAIVERFGENLAPGKFKDLISEILTAMARAFGNTPVIMVVHNDGLIMKAVRHESEKAM; the protein is encoded by the coding sequence ATGCAAGCAATTTATAACGCTATTGAGTTCCCATGTATGTGTGCGAACGATaaagaaaaggaagagaaaaaaaaaagaaaaggaaacttgCAAACAAGGGAAAGTTTCCAGATTCGGATCATGATCGAAACGGTTTTCACGAGCCAGACTATCATGGGACTAATCTCCGACACAAAAGCCTTCGAATCCATCACCGACGACTATTTCAAGATCCTAGATCTAGACGGAGACGGAACGTTATCGCCGTCGGAGCTCCGGAAAGGTCTAAACCGCGTGGTGGCGGTGGAATCGGAAGTGGCGTCGGGAGAAGAGACCGATAGCGTTTACGAGGCGATTGTCGAGAGGTTCGGCGAGAATCTGGCTCCGGGAAAATTCAAGGATTTGATTTCTGAGATACTGACGGCGATGGCGAGGGCGTTCGGAAACACGCCGGTGATAATGGTGGTGCATAACGATGGGTTGATTATGAAAGCTGTTCGTCATGAATCGGAAAAAGCCATGTGA
- the LOC106452658 gene encoding myosin-11, which translates to MGTPVNIIVGSHVWVEDTDVAWIDGQVEKINGQDVEVQATNGKKITAKLSKIYPKDMEAPAGGVDDMTKLSYLHEPGVLQNLKIRYELNEIYTYTGNILIAINPFQRLPHIYDAHMMQQYKGAPFGELSPHVFAVADVAYRAMINEGKSNSILVSGESGAGKTETTKMLMRYLAYLGGRAVTEGRTVEQQVLESNPVLEAFGNAKTVRNNNSSRFGKFVEIQFDKQGRISGAAVRTYLLERSRVCQISDPERNYHCFYLLCAAPQEEIEKYKLGHPKTFHYLNQSKCFELVGISDAHDYIATRRAMDIVGISEKEQEAIFRVVAAILHIGNIEFTKGKDVDSSVPKDDKAKFHLNTVAELLMCDVKELEDALCKRVMVTPEEVIKRSLDPQSAAISRDGLAKTIYSRLFDWLVQKINVSIGQDANSRSLIGVLDIYGFESFKTNSFEQFCINFTNEKLQQHFNQHVFKMEQEEYTKEAIDWSYIEFVDNKDVLDLIEKKPGGIVALLDEACMFPKSTHETFANKLYQTFKTNKRFIKPKLSRTDFTVSHYAGEVQYQSDQFLDKNKDYVIAEHQDLLGASKCPFVVGLFPKLEETSKSSKFSSIGSRVKLQLQQLMETLNSTEPHYIRCVKPNNLLKPAIFENINIMQQLRCGGVLEAIRISCAGFPTRKPFFEFVNRFGLLSPEALEGNYEEKAASKKILDNIGLKGYQIGKTKIFLRAGQMAELDARRALVLSDAAKKIQRRIRTHQARRRFILLREATISLQALCRGRLSSKLFENLRRQAAAVKIQKNGRRYHSRKAYKNMHVAALAVQTGLRAMAAHKEFRFKKQTKAATTIQAQWRCHRATSYYKKLKKGVILSQSRWRGRLAKKELRKLKMASRETGALKEAKDILEKKVEELTYRVQLEKRLRVDLEEQKTQEITKMQSSMEEMRKKVEETNVLLVKEREAAKKAIEEAPPVVTETQVVVEDTQKIESLTEQVEGLKTDLEQEKQRADDTARKFDEAQESNEERKNKLEETEKKVQLLQENITRLEEKCTNLESENKVLRQQAVSIAPNKLLSGRSRSILQRGSASGHLSVDARPSLDLHSHSINHRDIAEVEDKPQKSLNEKQQENQELLIRCIVQHLGFQGNRPITACIIYKCLLQWRSFEVERTSVFDRIIQTIGHAIETQDNNDILAYWLSNASTLLLLLQRTLKASGAAGMAPQRRRSSSATLFGRMTQSFRGAPQGVNLSMINGGADTLRQVEAKYPALLFKQQLTAYVEKIYGMIRDNLKKEISPLLGLCIQAPRTSRASLVKGASRSVGNSEAQQALIAHWQGIVKSLTNFLNTLKSNHVPPFLVRKVFTQIFSFINVQLFNSLLLRRECCSFSNGEYVKAGLAELEHWCYKATDEYAGSSWDELKHIRQAIGFLVIHQKPQKTLDEISHDLCPVLSIQQLYRISTMYWDDKYGTHSVSPDVIANMRVLMTEDSNNAVSNSFLLDDDSSIPFSVDDLSKSMERIEIGDVEPPPLIRENSGFSFLLPCSG; encoded by the exons ATG GGAACTCCAGTTAACATCATTGTAGGCTCTCATGTCTGGGTTGAAGACACAGATGTGGCTTGGATTGATGGGCAAGTTGAAAAAATCAATGGACAAGATGTTGAGGTTCAGGCCACAAATGGAAAAAAG ATCACTGCAAAGTTGTCAAAGATATACCCAAAAGATATGGAAGCACCTGCAGGTGGTGTTGATGACATGACAAAGCTATCTTACTTACATGAGCCTGGTGTTCTTCAGAACTTAAAGATCAGATATGAACTTAATGAGATTTAT ACATATACCGGAAACATCCTTATAGCAATTAATCCATTTCAACGACTGCCACACATATATGATGCACATATGATGCAACAATACAAAGGAGCACCATTTGGAGAACTTAGTCCTCATGTTTTTGCAGTTGCTGATGTTGCATACAG GGCAATgattaatgagggaaaaagcaATTCTATACTTGTAAGTGGTGAGAGTGGAGCAGGAAAAACTGAAACCACAAAGATGCTTATGAGATACCTTGCTTATCTTGGAGGTCGTGCTGTTACAGAAGGCCGAACCGTTGAACAACAAGTTCTTGAA TCAAATCCTGTGCTTGAGGCCTTTGGTAACGCCAAAACTGTCAGGAATAACAATTCAAG TCGGTTTGGTAAGTTCGTTGAAATCCAATTTGATAAGCAAGGGAGAATATCAGGAGCTGCTGTAAGAACATATCTTCTAGAGAGGTCTCGTGTCTGTCAGATATCTGATCCCGAGCGCAACTACCACTGTTTTTATCTTCTGTGTGCTGCACCACAAGAG GAAATTGAAAAGTACAAGTTGGGTCATCCAAAGACGTTTCATTATCTGAATCAGTCCAAATGTTTCGAACTCGTTGGTATAAGTGATGCTCATGATTATATTGCGACAAGAAGAGCGATGGATATTGTCGGGATAAGCGAAAAGGAACAG GAAGCAATTTTCAGAGTGGTTGCTGCGATTCTTCACATCGGTAACATCGAATTCACCAAGGGAAAGGATGTGGATTCATCGGTTCCTAAGGACGATAAGGCGAAATTTCATCTTAACACAGTTGCAGAACTTCTCAT gtgtGATGTAAAGGAACTTGAAGATGCACTGTGTAAACGTGTTATGGTCACACCTGAGGAAGTTATCAAGAGAAGTTTAGATCCGCAGAGTGCTGCAATCAGCAGAGATGGTCTAGCTAAGACGATTTATTCGCGGTTGTTTGATTG GTTGGTACAAAAGATAAACGTCTCAATTGGACAAGATGCCAATTCTAGATCACTCATTGGAGTCCTTGATATATACGGATttgaaagttttaaaacaaatag TTTTGAACAGTTTTGTATTAATTTCACGAATGAGAAGTTGCAGCAACATTTCAATCAG CACGTTTTCAAGATGGAACAGGAGGAATACACAAAAGAAGCGATAGATTGGAGCTACATCGAATTTGTGGACAATAAAGATGTTCTTGATCTTATTGAAAAG AAACCTGGTGGAATTGTGGCACTCCTTGATGAAGCTtg TATGTTTCCGAAGTCAACCCATGAAACATTTGCGAACAAGCTTTATCAGACTTTTAAGACCAACAAGAGGTTCATCAAGCCAAAACTATCTCGAACAGATTTCACTGTTTCCCATTATGCTGGAGAA gtccAGTATCAATCTGATCAATTTCTAGACAAAAACAAAGATTATGTGATCGCTGAACATCAAGATTTGTTGGGTGCTTCCAAGTGTCCTTTTGTTGTTGGACTCTTTCCTAAGCTCGAAGAAACATCTAAATCTTCAAAGTTTTCTTCCATTGGCTCTCGCGTTAag TTGCAACTCCAGCAACTTATGGAAACATTAAACTCTACTGAGCCTCACTACATCAGATGTGTGAAGCCTAATAACCTTCTGAAGCCTGCTATATTTGAGAATATCAACATTATGCAGCAACTTCGGTGTGGT GGTGTTTTGGAAGCGATCAGAATCAGTTGCGCAGGGTTTCCCACTCGTAAACCATTCTTTGAGTTCGTTAACCGCTTTGGACTTCTGTCTCCTGAAGCTCTAGAAGGGAA CTATGAGGAGAAGGCTGCATCTAAAAAGATTTTGGACAATATTGGACTCAAAGGATACCAG ATTGGTAAAACAAAGATATTCTTAAGGGCGGGCCAGATGGCTGAACTTGACGCAAGAAGAGCTCTGGTTCTTAGTGATGCTGCAAAAAAGATTCAGAGACGAATAAGGACTCATCAAGCCCGAAGAAGGTTCATTTTACTAAGAGAAGCCACCATTTCTCTCCAAGCTTTATGCAGAG GAAGACTTTCTTCGAAACTGTTCGAAAACTTGAGAAGGCAAGCAGCTGCAgtgaagattcagaagaatgGTCGGAGATATCATTCTAGAAAAGCATATAAAAATATGCATGTAGCGGCACTTGCTGTACAGACAGGTTTAAGAGCAATGGCTGCTCATAAAGAGTTCAGATTCAAGAAGCAAACAAAGGCTGCTACAACTATTCAG GCTCAGTGGCGTTGTCATAGGGCAACATCTTACTACAAGAAGCTTAAGAAAGGAGTGATCCTATCGCAGTCACGATGGAGAGGCAGGCTTGCAAAGAAAGAACTTCGAAAGCTCAAAATG GCTTCGAGAGAAACTGGCGCACTGAAAGAGGCAAAGGATATACTTGAAAAGAAAGTCGAAGAACTCACATACCGTGTGCAGTTGGAGAAACGTTTAAGG GTTGATCTGGAAGAACAAAAGACGCAAGAGATAACGAAAATGCAGAGTTCGATGGAGGAAATGAGGAAGAAAGTGGAAGAAACAAATGTGTTGCTTGTTAAAGAACGTGAAGCTGCAAAGAAGGCCATAGAAGAAGCGCCTCCTGTTGTAACAGAAACGCAAGTCGTTGTTGAAGATACCCAAAAGATTGAGTCATTGACTGAACAAGTGGAAGGTctaaag ACTGATCTCGAACAAGAGAAACAAAGGGCCGATGATACAGCAAGGAAGTTTGATGAAGCTCAAGAGTCTAATgaagagagaaagaataagttggaagaaacagagaaaaaagTTCAGCtcctacaagaaaacatcacaaG gCTGGAGGAAAAATGCACCAATTTGGAATCAGAGAATAAAGTGTTACGACAACAAGCTGTGTCCATTGCACCAAATAAGCTTCTCTCCGGCCGATCCAGGTCTATTTTACAG agaGGTTCAGCCAGCGGTCATTTATCAGTCGATGCAAGGCCAAGTTTG GATCTGCATAGCCATTCAATAAACCATAGAGATATAGCCGAAGTGGAGGATAAGCCACAGAAATCATTAAACGAGAAGCAACAAGAAAACCAGGAGCTGCTTATCCGCTGCATCGTTCAACACTTGGGTTTCCAAGGGAACCGGCCCATCACAGCATGTATCATATACAAATGCTTATTACAATGGCGGTCATTTGAAGTTGAAAGAACTAGTGTCTTTGATCGGATTATTCAGACTATTGGACATGCTATTGAG ACGCAAGATAACAACGATATATTAGCATATTGGTTGTCCAATGCCTCAACGTTGCTTTTACTACTCCAACGCACGCTTAAAGCTAGCGGTGCAGCAGGGATGGCTCCACAACGCCGCCGCTCATCTTCTGCCACTCTCTTTGGGAGGATGACTCAG AGCTTCCGTGGCGCACCCCAAGGTGtgaatcttagcatgataaacGGTGGAGCTGATACCTTGAGGCAAGTCGAGGCTAAATACCCGGCTCTACTCTTCAAGCAGCAGCTAACAGCTTATGTTGAAAAGATATATGGAATGATTCGTGATAACTTGAAGAAAGAGATTTCTCCTCTCCTCGGACTGTGCATTCAG GCACCAAGAACATCAAGAGCAAGTTTAGTGAAAGGAGCATCTCGTTCTGTTGGCAATTCTGAAGCTCAACAAGCATTGATCGCGCATTGGCAAGGAATAGTAAAGAGCCTTACAAACTTCCTCAATACTCTGAAATCAAACCAT gttccTCCGTTCTTGGTCCGAAAGGTGTTCACGCAGATATTTTCATTCATTAATGTCCAACTGTTCAACAG CCTTTTGTTAAGACGGGAATGTTGTTCATTTAGTAATGGGGAGTACGTAAAAGCAGGTTTGGCTGAACTAGAGCATTGGTGTTACAAAGCAACTGATGAG TACGCAGGTTCTTCTTGGGATGAGCTTAAGCATATCAGACAGGCCATTGGGTTTCTG GTGATACATCAAAAACCTCAGAAAACATTGGATGAGATAAGTCATGATCTGTGCCCG GTACTCAGCATACAGCAGCTATACCGAATAAGTACAATGTACTGGGACGATAAGTACGGAACTCATAGCGTATCCCCAGAC GTGATAGCAAATATGAGGGTGCTAATGACAGAAGATTCCAACAATGCTGTTAGCAACTCTTTTTTGTTGGATGATGATTCCAG CATTCCATTCTCGGTTGATGATCTGTCAAAATCAATGGAGAGGATTGAGATTGGAGATGTAGAACCACCACCTCTCATCCGAGAGAATTCTGGGTTTAGCTTTCTCTTGCCATGTTCTGGCTAA
- the LOC111205040 gene encoding NDR1/HIN1-like protein 6 — MGDLQQRVHPVLQMEANNKKISPAGGKTEHLPTQRPFPPPATVENKKASPAREKTQQLLPVQRPLPPPPLMVRNKKRNLCCRIFCWGLSLLIIALIALAVAITVIYFVFHPKIPQYEVNSLRVSNLGINLDLSLSALFKVEITARNPNEKIGIYYEKGGRLQVWYTKTKLCEGPIPKFYQGHRNVTRLNVDLAGRAQFGNTVLSALQQQQQTGRVPLDLKVDAPVSVKLGKLKLRKVRILGNCKLVVDSLSTNNRINIKASDCKFRLKL; from the coding sequence ATGGGAGATCTTCAACAGAGAGTTCATCCGGTTCTTCAAATGGAAGCCAACAACAAGAAAATATCACCAGCTGGGGGAAAGACGGAACATCTTCCGACACAACGGCCATTTCCACCTCCTGCTACGGTCGAAAACAAGAAAGCATCACCAGCTCGCGAAAAGACACAACAGCTGCTTCCAGTACAACGACCACTTCCACCTCCTCCTTTGATGGTGCGTAATAAGAAGCGAAATCTTTGCTGCAGAATCTTCTGTTGGGGTTTAAGCCTTCTAATCATTGCCTTAATCGCATTAGCGGTTGCGATTACggttatatattttgttttccatCCTAAAATCCCACAATACGAGGTCAACAGTTTACGAGTTAGCAACCTTGGGATCAACCTAGACCTCTCTCTTTCCGCCTTGTTCAAAGTCGAGATCACAGCTCGTAATCCCAACGAAAAAATTGGGATTTATTACGAGAAAGGAGGCCGTCTCCAAGTGTGGTATACCAAGACAAAGCTCTGTGAAGGTCCTATACCCAAGTTTTACCAAGGACATAGAAATGTAACTAGACTGAATGTGGATCTAGCGGGAAGAGCACAGTTCGGGAACACTGTTCTGTCGGCAttgcagcagcagcaacagacAGGACGTGTCCCGTTAGATCTCAAAGTGGATGCACCTGTTTCCGTCAAACTGGGGAAATTGAAGCTGCGGAAGGTTCGGATATTGGGGAACTGCAAGCTTGTTGTTGATAGTTTATCAACAAACAATAGAATTAATATCAAAGCCAGTGATTGCAAGTTTAGGCTTAAACTTTAA